A region from the Brassica napus cultivar Da-Ae chromosome C8, Da-Ae, whole genome shotgun sequence genome encodes:
- the LOC125591628 gene encoding heterogeneous nuclear ribonucleoprotein 1-like, with protein sequence MEFDSSCKLFIGGISWETTEDSLLQYFQTFGEVLEALVIKDRLTGRARGFGFIVFKDSSVAQRVLLQKHMIDGKSVEAKKAVPRDDHVPLNKSNSSLQGSPGPAHSKKIFVGGLASSVTESEFKKYFSQFGTIIDLVVMYDHKTQRPRGFGFVTYDSEEAVDKVLRRKFHELDGKMVEVKVAVPKETSPIPNRNISSFNSFGSSGMSLLLNDYTQEFNLSPTSANPEVRYSPALSNQRSFSPFGHGFEIDLDFIERNHNQSNVSRRLFSPGYNASLSRYGGQGNGSVNRNQLWGNNGGLSYMSNVELSGGFNGNYGVGSIGEKWGTVGEGRISYGISNGMGLGSRGGGGGVHMSSSDWGMSSEGGGMRGFGYMNNTEELLLA encoded by the exons ATGGAGTTTGATTCTTCATGTAAGCTGTTTATCGGTGGGATCTCTTGGGAAACCACTGAAGATAGTCTCCTTCAGTATTTTCAGACCTTTGGTGAGGTTCTAGAGGCTCTTGTCATCAAGGATCGTCTCACTGGTCGTGCCCGTGGCTTTGGTTTCATCGTCTTTAAAGACTCCAGTGTCGCTCAGAGAGTCCTTCTCCAGAAACACATGATTGATGGCAAATCT GTGGAGGCGAAGAAGGCAGTTCCAAGAGATGATCACGTACCACTGAACAAAAGCAACAGTAGCCTCCAGGGGTCCCCTGGTCCAGCACACTCTAAAAAGATATTCGTGGGAGGGTTGGCATCTTCAGTAACGGAGTCAGAGTTCAAGAAGTACTTTTCTCAGTTTGGGACTATCATCGATCTCGTGGTGATGTATGACCACAAAACTCAGCGCCCGAGAGGCTTTGGCTTCGTTACATACGACTCAGAAGAGGCTGTAGACAAAGTTTTGCGGAGAAAGTTCCATGAACTCGATGGTAAGATGGTTGAGGTCAAAGTGGCCGTCCCCAAGGAAACATCTCCCATCCCAAACAGGAACATTAGCAGCTTCAATAGTTTTGGAAGTAGCGGGATGAGTTTGTTGCTCAACGATTACACACAAGAGTTCAACCTGAGTCCAACCTCAGCAAACCCTGAAGTTAGGTACAGTCCAGCGTTGAGTAACCAACGCAGCTTCTCTCCGTTTGGCCACGGATTCGAGATTGATCTGGATTTTATTGAGAGAAACCATAATCAGAGTAATGTTAGTAGAAGGCTGTTTAGCCCTGGATATAATGCAAGTCTTAGCAGGTATGGTGGCCAAGGGAATGGTTCTGTTAACCGAAATCAACTATGGGGGAATAATGGTGGTTTGAGTTACATGTCAAACGTTGAGTTAAGTGGAGGGTTCAATGGGAACTATGGAGTAGGAAGCATAGGAGAGAAGTGGGGAACAGTTGGTGAAGGGCGTATTAGTTATGGTATAAGCAATGGAATGGGTTTAGGATctagaggaggaggaggaggagttcATATGAGCAGCTCGGATTGGGGAATGTCTAGCGAAGGAGGAGGGATGCGCGGTTTTGGGTACATGAACAACACAGAG GAATTGCTGCTAGCTTAG